One segment of Erigeron canadensis isolate Cc75 chromosome 2, C_canadensis_v1, whole genome shotgun sequence DNA contains the following:
- the LOC122588541 gene encoding protein RCC2 homolog, whose translation MSQQPSVAVETEKKDKKVVEEEKNLVKNEGGGELLFCGATHWNAIGRRKVLTEGDLVSPTRIRSLVGIDIRYVASGCASRHCVALGVDGRCYTWGRNEKGQLGHGDKIIYYSPTVVSALSEYKVVKAACGGGHTVVLTEDGISWSFGWNKHGQLGTGSTKNEFELSPVRCLVSNVKDVACGTDFTVWLTSVEGATILTAGYPQYGQLGHGTNHEYNMKESSVRLAYEAQPSPQAIASLSDETIVKVACGANHTVALDSKGYVYTWGFGGYGRLGHREQKDEWSPRRVDIFTKHNVLPPGAVISAGSVTSACSRGVGQMYMWGKIKKAGDNWMYPKPLMDLSGWNVRCMDSGNMHHFVGADSSCISWGSALSGELGYGPNQQKSSAVPKTVDVLEGMHVISVACGLAHSLVVVDRSNVGDQLEQLAVYDDKNPEGDEEPGIKPKSARKTSAKNAAKMPETSNKRPRISEESSELEVEEYNDESENDNGVESDFEKERDVQKKVNSGRKKASSGKTSARGELKANSGRKKAGQTSARGEMKVDSGRKKAGSGQTFARGRSLVATKAGAPAKRRR comes from the exons ATGTCACAACAACCATCAGTGGCAGTGGAGACAGAGAAGAAGGATAAGAAAGtagtagaagaagaaaagaatcTTGTGAAGAATGAAGGCGGCGGTGAGTTGTTGTTTTGTGGCGCCACTCATTGGAATGCCATAGGCCGTCGTAAAGTGTTAACCGAAGGTGACTTGGTTTCTCCTACACGAATCCGGTCTCTCGTTGGGATCGACATTCGTTACGTTGCTTCGGGTTGTG CATCTCGTCATTGTGTGGCATTGGGTGTGGATGGACGCTGTTACACTTGGGGACGAAATGAG AAGGGTCAGCTTGGGCATGGGGACAAAATCATTTACTACAGCCCGACAGTGGTGTCTGCTCTATCAGA GTATAAAGTTGTGAAAGCAGCATGTGGGGGAGGCCATACTGTTGTATTAACTGAAGATGGCATCTCCTGGTCGTTTGGTTGGAACAAGCACGGACAGCTTGGTACTGGCTCAACAAAAAATG AGTTTGAGTTATCTCCAGTACGTTGTCTTGTATCGAATGTAAAAGATGTTGCATGTGGGACTGACTTTACTGTTTGGTTAACTTCCGTTGAGGGTGCTACTATTCT AACTGCTGGATATCCCCAGTATGGTCAACTTGGACATGGAACAAACCATGAG TACAATATGAAGGAAAGCTCTGTGAGGCTTGCTTATGAGGCTCAACCTAGCCCTCAGGCAATAGCTTCCCTGTCTGATGAAACAATAGTAAAAGTTGCGTGTGGGGCAAATCATACAG TTGCATTAGACTCAAAGGGCTATGTTTATAC GTGGGGCTTTGGAGGATACGGAAG GCTTGGGCATAGAGAGCAAAAGGATGAATGGAGTCCTCGCCGTGTTGATATTTTCACAAAGCATAATGTTCTACCTCCTGGTGCTGTAATTTCAGCTGGTTCTGTAACCTCTGCCTGTTCTAGGG GTGTCGGGCAGATGTACATGTGGGGTAAAATAAAGAAAGCGGGTGATAACTGGATGTATCCTAAACCTCTCATGGATCTCAG TGGCTGGAACGTACGGTGCATGGATTCAGGCAATATGCATCATTTTGTTGGGGCTGATAGCTCATGCATTAGTTGGGGCTCTGCTTTATCTGGCGAACTTGGATATGGGCCTAATCAGCAGAA ATCTTCTGCTGTACCCAAAACTGTAGACGTTCTTGAGGGCATGCACGTTATCAG CGTTGCCTGTGGTTTGGCTCATTccttggtggtggttgatagaTCAAATGTAGGCGATCAACTTGAGCag ctTGCTGTTTATGATGACAAAAATCCTGAAG GAGATGAAGAACCCGGGATTAAACCTAAATCTGCTAGGAAAACAAGCGCAAAAAATGCTGCAAAAATGCCTGAAACTTCCAACAAGAGGCCGAGAATATCTGAAGAATCATCTGAGTTGGAAGTTGAAGAATACAATGATGAAAGTGAAAATGATAATGGCGTAGAGTCAGATTTTGAAAAAGAACGCGATGTTCAAAAGAAGGTCAATTCTGGACGGAAGAAGGCGAGTAGTGGTAAGACTTCTGCGAGAGGTGAATTGAAGGCGAACTCTGGACGGAAGAAGGCAGGTCAGACTTCTGCAAGAGGTGAAATGAAGGTGGACTCTGGACGGAAGAAGGCGGGTAGTGGTCAGACTTTTGCAAGAGGCCGTTCTTTAGTTGCTACAAAGGCAGGAGCACCTGccaaaagaagaagataa
- the LOC122588540 gene encoding cytochrome P450 83B1-like: MEFLLQFLLVVSLPILSLLYLTLFTKSKSISSRLPGPHGLPFIGNMHQIDNSSLHTSLWNLSKSYGPIVFLRLGFVPAMVVSSANLAKEIFKTQDQSFCSRPLLHGLQKVTYNGLDVAASPYNKNWKEMRKIFTVYLFSPKRLLSSRHIREDEVSRAMNKIRRLASSSKHVNISEITHTVMSTIVTRMGFGKRYEDGNESKEILRMLDEVQATVTNYIFSDIWPGLPFVRLVDRLMGKFRRLDKIFRELDSFYNELIDEHLDPRNQKSKEEDQDLIDILIQLKKDQVLHPFELTNDHIKAMLTDILVAGTDNSAATMVWAMTGLVKNPRVMKKAQEEVRNVVGKKGVVDEDDLPKLAYLKAVVKEGMRLFPAAPLLLARETIKDTIIQGYKVKKKTLVYVNALAVGRDPASWENPEEFLPERFLSNDIGYKGGDFELIPFGGGRRICPGITMGVTEVELLLANLVYMWDWALPDGINKEDIDSSVMPGFTLNNKNDLCLLAQAYT; this comes from the exons ATGGAGTTTTTACTTCAGTTTCTTCTTGTTGTATCTCTTCCCATCCTATCTCTACTCTATCTTACATTGTTTACCAAGAGCAAATCAATATCCAGTCGCCTACCAGGCCCTCATGGACTACCCTTCATTGGAAACATGCACCAAATCGATAACTCAAGCCTCCATACTTCCCTATGGAACCTCTCCAAATCTTATGGTCCTATTGTATTCCTAAGACTTGGTTTTGTCCCAGCCATGGTTGTTTCATCGGCAAATCTCGCGAAAGAAATCTTTAAAACCCAAGATCAATCTTTTTGTAGTAGGCCATTATTGCATGGCTTACAAAAAGTAACTTACAATGGCCTTGATGTAGCTGCCTCACCATACAACAAGAATTGGAAAGAAATGAGAAAGATTTTTACTGTTTACTTGTTCAGCCCAAAAAGGTTACTATCTTCTAGGCATATTCGTGAAGATGAGGTGTCGCGTGCCATGAACAAAATACGTAGGCTAGCAAGTTCTTCTAAGCATGTAAACATAAGTGAAATAACTCACACCGTGATGAGTACTATCGTCACGAGAATGGGTTTTGGTAAAAGATATGAAGATGGAAATGAGAGCAAGGAAATTCTTCGGATGCTTGATGAAGTTCAGGCAACGGTAACAAACTACATTTTTTCGGATATTTGGCCTGGTTTGCCATTTGTACGTTTGGTTGACAGGTTGATGGGGAAATTTCGTCGTTTGGATAAAATCTTCCGAGAATTGGATTCATTTTACAATGAACTAATTGATGAACACCTAGACCCTCGGAACCAAAAATCTAAAGAGGAAGACCAAGATCTTATTGACATTTTAATTCAGCTAAAGAAAGATCAAGTTTTGCATCCCTTTGAACTCACTAATGATCACATAAAAGCCATGCTCACG GATATATTAGTAGCCGGGACAGATAATAGTGCAGCTACAATGGTTTGGGCGATGACAGGCCTAGTGAAGAATCCTAGAGTGATGAAAAAGGCACAAGAAGAAGTGAGGAACGTGGTTGGAAAGAAAGGGGTAGTAGATGAAGATGATCTCCCAAAACTCGCCTATCTGAAGGCAGTAGTGAAAGAGGGCATGAGATTATTCCCTGCAGCTCCACTTCTCTTAGCTCGAGAAACAATTAAAGACACCATCATACAAGGCTACAAAGTTAAGAAGAAGACTCTAGTTTATGTGAACGCATTAGCCGTTGGAAGAGACCCTGCATCTTGGGAGAATCCAGAGGAGTTCTTACCAGAAAGGTTTCTGAGTAATGATATCGGCTATAAAGGAGGTGATTTTGAGCTGATTCCATTTGGGGGTGGTCGAAGAATCTGTCCTGGAATCACAATGGGAGTTACGGAGGTGGAGCTTTTGCTTGCTAATCTTGTTTATATGTGGGATTGGGCGTTGCCAGATGGTATAAACAAGGAAGACATAGACTCTAGTGTTATGCCTGGATTCACTCTAAACAACAAGAACGACCTTTGTCTTTTAGCCCAAGCTTACACGTAA
- the LOC122588737 gene encoding cytochrome P450 71A1-like has protein sequence MPFHYLLLLLLLLPILSFFYLLLPKIIKNKSKFNNPPGPPRLPIIGNLHQIDTSSLHTSLWNLSKSYGPIVSLDFGFIPTIVVSSATLAKEVMKTHDLIFCSRPLTLAQKKFTYNGLDVVFSPYNEYWREMRKISIMNLFSPKRMQSSKYIREEEVSLAINNINKLSSSSKVVNLSEIAKSVTCNIVMRMGFGKKYDDENERRRIVGLIGELQVMIAHLFLTDLWPGLPFVGLVDKLITGNIDRLDKCFNDLDSFYQELIDERLDPRNQKSHEEQRYIIDILIQLKKDQVLSPIELTNDHIKAMLTDVLVAGTDASAAIVVWAMTSLIKNPKVMKKAQEEVRNVVGKKTTIIDEDDLPKFTYLKAIVKEVMRLYPPAPLLVPREAKKDIILNNGYKIKQNTMVHVNAFAIGRDPKSWENPEEFLPERFLGHGDIDFRGNDFEFIPFGAGRRICPGISMGVMLVELLLANLVYFFDWGLPLGMKIEDINYEVMPGITMHKKNELCLLAH, from the exons ATGCCATTTCATTATTTgcttctattattattattgcttcCCATTCTATCTTTCTTCTATCTTCTTCTTcccaaaatcataaaaaataagtCAAAATTCAATAATCCACCAGGCCCTCCAAGACTTCCCATAATTGGAAACTTACATCAAATCGATACCTCAAGCCTCCATACTTCCTTATGGAACCTTTCAAAATCCTACGGTCCAATCGTATCTCTAGACTTCGGTTTCATCCCAACCATCGTTGTTTCATCAGCAACTCTAGCTAAAGAAGTAATGAAAACCCATGATCTTATCTTTTGCAGCCGGCCATTAACACTTGcccaaaaaaaatttacttacAATGGCCTTGATGTGGTTTTTTCGCCATACAATGAGTATTGGAGAGAGATGAGAAAGATTTCTATTATGAATTTGTTTAGCCCTAAAAGAATGCAATCTTCTAAATACATTCGTGAAGAAGAAGTCTCACTTGctataaataacataaataagctCTCAAGTTCGTCTAAGGTTGTCAATTTGAGCGAAATCGCCAAAAGTGTGACATGTAATATCGTAATGAGGATGGGCTTCGGCAAGAAATATGACGACGAGAATGAACGTAGGAGGATTGTTGGGCTGATTGGTGAACTCCAAGTGATGATAGCCCATTTGTTTCTTACGGATCTTTGGCCCGGTCTGCCTTTTGTGGGCTTGGTTGATAAGTTGATTACGGGCAATATAGATCGGTTAGACAAGTGCTTTAATGATTTAGATTCGTTCTATCAGGAATTAATTGATGAACGCCTGGATCCAAGAAACCAAAAGTCTCATGAAGAGCAGCGATACATAATTGATATCTTAATACAACTCAAAAAAGATCAAGTCTTGAGTCCCATCGAGCTCACTAATGATCACATCAAAGCCATGCTTACG GATGTGCTTGTGGCCGGGACAGATGCTAGTGCAGCCATAGTTGTTTGGGCAATGACATCACTAATAAAGAATCCCAAAGTAATGAAAAAAGCACAAGAGGAAGTGAGAAATGTGGTTGGAAAGAAAACTACAATAATAGATGAAGATGATCTTCCAAAGTTCACGTATTTGAAGGCAATAGTAAAAGAGGTTATGAGGTTATATCCTCCTGCCCCTCTTCTAGTTCCTCGAGAAGCAAAGaaagatataattttaaataatggATACAAAATCAAGCAAAACACCATGGTTCACGTGAATGCATTTGCTATCGGAAGAGACCCTAAATCGTGGGAGAATCCTGAGGAGTTCTTGCCAGAGAGGTTTTTAGGACATGGTGATATCGATTTTCGAGGGAATGATTTCGAGTTTATTCCATTTGGAGCAGGTCGTAGAATCTGTCCCGGAATTTCAATGGGAGTTATGCTGGTGGAGCTCTTGCTTGCTAATCTGGTTTACTTCTTTGATTGGGGATTGCCGCTTGGTATGAAGATTGAAGATATAAACTATGAGGTTATGCCTGGGATAACCATGCATAAGAAGAATGAGCTTTGTCTTCTTGCCCATTAA